The following proteins come from a genomic window of Catalinimonas alkaloidigena:
- a CDS encoding S1 RNA-binding domain-containing protein, with protein sequence MAELGKINYMPVKKWVDFGVYLEAGEDEILLPIRYVPEGTEPGDTLKVFLYRDSEDRIIATTELPLVQAGECAYLEVVQTTAVGAFLDWGLPKDLLVPFREQDQRMVVGMYYPVYVYIDPESQRLVGSSRLNRFISNDTLTVAEGDAVKLLVVQETDLGLKVVINHQHWGLLYHNEVFQDLGPGDAVRGYIKKIREENKIDVSLRREGFDEMPFAIDQLVRALRKEGGYLPLHDKSRPEDIYDALGMSKKVFKKAVGMLYRERRLLLEKEGIRLMPEE encoded by the coding sequence ATGGCAGAACTAGGGAAGATCAATTACATGCCCGTAAAAAAATGGGTCGATTTCGGTGTGTACCTGGAAGCGGGCGAAGACGAAATTCTGTTACCGATTCGGTACGTACCCGAAGGAACCGAGCCGGGCGATACGCTGAAGGTGTTTCTCTACCGCGATTCGGAAGACCGCATCATCGCCACGACCGAGCTGCCGCTGGTGCAAGCCGGCGAGTGCGCCTACCTGGAAGTGGTGCAGACCACTGCGGTCGGTGCGTTTCTGGACTGGGGGCTGCCGAAGGATCTGCTGGTGCCGTTTCGTGAACAGGACCAGCGCATGGTGGTGGGCATGTATTATCCGGTCTATGTTTACATCGATCCGGAATCGCAGCGCCTGGTCGGCTCCAGCCGCTTGAACCGCTTCATCAGCAACGACACGCTGACAGTGGCCGAAGGCGACGCCGTGAAACTGCTGGTGGTGCAGGAAACCGACCTGGGCCTGAAAGTGGTGATCAACCACCAGCATTGGGGCCTGCTGTACCACAACGAGGTGTTCCAGGACCTGGGGCCCGGCGACGCGGTGCGGGGCTACATCAAAAAGATCCGCGAAGAGAACAAAATCGACGTGAGCCTGCGCCGCGAGGGCTTCGATGAGATGCCCTTCGCGATCGATCAGCTCGTGCGTGCCTTGCGGAAGGAGGGAGGCTACCTGCCGCTGCACGACAAAAGCCGACCCGAAGACATTTACGATGCGCTGGGCATGAGCAAAAAAGTGTTTAAAAAGGCGGTGGGGATGCTGTACCGCGAACGACGGCTATTGCTGGAGAAAGAGGGCATCCGCCTGATGCCGGAAGAGTAG
- a CDS encoding Hsp20/alpha crystallin family protein codes for MSLVRFKPYSPAATFNSVLENFFGDDASNLFNRDYSATLPAVNVQEHAEAFTVEVAAPGLKKENFKINVNHELLTISSQFEDTKEEKEEGKYTRREFNYSAFQRSFTLPKSVDGEKIQAKYEDGVLRISLPKREEAKVKPNREIQIS; via the coding sequence ATGTCACTCGTAAGATTTAAACCCTACAGCCCGGCCGCTACCTTTAACAGTGTGTTGGAAAACTTTTTTGGCGACGACGCCTCCAACCTCTTTAACCGCGACTACAGCGCTACGCTGCCGGCGGTAAACGTACAAGAGCACGCCGAGGCCTTTACGGTCGAAGTAGCCGCCCCCGGCCTGAAAAAAGAGAATTTCAAAATCAACGTGAACCACGAGTTGCTGACCATCTCTTCGCAGTTCGAAGACACCAAAGAAGAGAAAGAAGAAGGCAAATACACGCGGCGTGAGTTCAACTACAGCGCGTTTCAGCGTTCGTTCACGCTGCCCAAGTCGGTTGATGGCGAAAAAATTCAGGCCAAGTACGAAGACGGCGTCCTGCGGATTAGCCTGCCCAAACGGGAGGAAGCCAAAGTGAAGCCGAACCGCGAGATTCAGATTTCATAG
- a CDS encoding phage holin family protein, with amino-acid sequence MGLILSILLSALAVMAGAYLLPGVTVDGYGTAIVVAIVLAILNAILRPILVILTIPVTILTLGLFLLVINVIIIYIADALIGGFEVAGFLSALLFSIILALLNALIGTFVD; translated from the coding sequence ATGGGCTTAATTCTGAGTATTCTGTTATCGGCACTGGCGGTTATGGCGGGCGCTTACCTGTTGCCCGGCGTAACGGTCGATGGCTACGGCACAGCCATCGTGGTCGCCATCGTACTGGCCATTCTCAACGCTATCCTGCGACCGATCCTCGTGATCCTGACCATTCCCGTCACCATCCTCACGCTGGGGCTGTTCCTGCTGGTGATCAACGTGATCATCATTTACATCGCCGATGCGCTCATCGGAGGCTTCGAAGTGGCAGGCTTCTTATCGGCGTTGCTCTTCAGCATCATCCTGGCGCTGCTCAACGCGCTTATCGGAACGTTTGTGGATTGA
- a CDS encoding succinylglutamate desuccinylase/aspartoacylase family protein, translating to MSDLIVINGRAIKPGEQAVINLYIHKLPTHTVIDLPIYIFRSKRPGPVLLLTAGLHGDETNGIEIIRRMIRHKMLHPSAGSVIAIPLVNIYGFLQSTRALPDGKDLNRSFPGSLRGSLAQRVAYTIMNEIIPSIDYGIDFHTGGANRSNYPQIRCVTDIPQNLELGKAFGAPFLMNSKLIDKSFRKAADRMGKYIIVYEGGESMRFDEFAIQEGIRGTQRVMLHFGMKKKADMILGTGQSVLLKESSWLRARQAGLFSPLVPLGSQIDKGEKIGRLTDPYGEHEYVIRAATDGYVIGVNYTPVVNGGDALFHVGLDAVMVRERQLASGRRRKKTGKHVPEENAVFVEADQGSGVEPVVSSIINPQTFR from the coding sequence ATGTCCGATCTCATCGTCATCAACGGAAGAGCGATCAAACCCGGCGAACAGGCCGTCATCAACCTGTACATCCACAAGCTGCCTACGCACACGGTTATCGATCTGCCGATTTACATTTTCCGTTCGAAACGCCCCGGCCCGGTCCTGCTGCTAACGGCCGGCCTGCACGGCGACGAGACCAACGGCATCGAGATCATCCGGCGCATGATTCGCCACAAAATGCTGCACCCCTCGGCGGGCTCGGTCATCGCCATTCCGCTGGTGAACATCTACGGATTTCTGCAAAGTACACGTGCCCTGCCCGACGGCAAAGACCTGAACCGCAGTTTCCCTGGCAGCCTGCGCGGCTCGCTGGCGCAACGCGTGGCCTATACCATTATGAATGAGATCATTCCGTCGATCGACTACGGCATCGATTTTCATACGGGCGGCGCCAATCGCAGCAACTACCCGCAGATCCGGTGCGTTACCGACATTCCGCAAAACCTGGAACTGGGCAAGGCGTTCGGCGCGCCGTTTCTGATGAACTCCAAGCTGATCGACAAATCGTTCCGGAAAGCCGCCGACCGCATGGGCAAGTACATCATCGTCTACGAAGGCGGCGAATCGATGCGCTTCGACGAGTTTGCCATCCAGGAAGGCATCCGGGGCACGCAACGCGTCATGCTGCATTTCGGCATGAAGAAGAAGGCCGACATGATTCTGGGCACGGGCCAGTCGGTGCTCCTGAAAGAAAGCTCGTGGTTGCGCGCGCGCCAGGCCGGGTTGTTCAGCCCGCTGGTGCCGCTCGGTTCCCAGATCGACAAAGGAGAAAAGATCGGTCGCCTGACCGATCCGTACGGGGAGCACGAGTACGTGATTCGGGCGGCTACCGACGGCTACGTGATCGGCGTCAACTATACCCCGGTGGTTAACGGCGGCGATGCGCTGTTCCACGTCGGTCTGGATGCCGTGATGGTGCGCGAACGTCAGTTGGCGTCCGGCCGCCGCAGAAAAAAGACCGGCAAGCACGTTCCGGAAGAGAACGCCGTGTTTGTGGAGGCCGATCAGGGGTCGGGGGTAGAGCCAGTGGTCTCGTCGATTATCAATCCACAAACGTTCCGATAA
- a CDS encoding DUF72 domain-containing protein: MNFGKLTDLQGVDFQLPPDHPSTASVLAQHATDTPPATYLGCPIWNNKKWVGYLYPEGTKDKDFLKHYVRRFNTIELNVTHYQIPTTETILRWRQAAEGTSFRYCPKWPQVISHDKLLQHTDAETEAFCDAILRLDTHLGISFLQLPPHFAPAQRHWLEQFLDRLPAAIPLAVEFRHPDWFGSDTSGFDLLRERGVTAVISDTAGRRDVVHQHLTTPVAFVRFVGNDLHTTDFTRVDAWVQRLHQWRQKGLQDIYFFVHSPDNDTDPYLSAYAVLAMNGHLRAGLQPLTQKPQPVQGSLF; this comes from the coding sequence ATGAATTTCGGAAAACTGACCGACCTGCAGGGCGTCGATTTTCAACTGCCGCCCGACCATCCGTCGACGGCTTCGGTGCTGGCGCAACACGCCACCGATACACCGCCCGCCACCTACCTGGGTTGCCCCATCTGGAACAACAAGAAGTGGGTAGGCTACCTGTATCCGGAGGGGACCAAAGACAAAGATTTCCTGAAGCATTACGTGCGCCGCTTCAACACCATCGAGCTGAACGTAACACACTACCAGATTCCGACGACGGAAACCATTCTGCGCTGGCGGCAGGCCGCCGAGGGCACGTCGTTCCGGTACTGCCCCAAGTGGCCGCAGGTGATCTCGCACGACAAACTGTTGCAACACACCGACGCGGAAACCGAAGCCTTTTGCGACGCCATTCTGCGTCTGGATACGCACCTGGGCATCTCGTTTTTGCAACTGCCGCCCCACTTTGCGCCGGCACAGCGGCATTGGTTGGAGCAGTTTCTGGACCGGCTGCCGGCTGCCATACCGCTGGCTGTGGAGTTTCGCCACCCGGACTGGTTCGGAAGCGATACTTCGGGCTTCGACCTGTTGCGCGAGCGGGGCGTGACGGCCGTGATCAGCGATACGGCGGGCCGTCGCGACGTGGTGCATCAGCACCTGACCACCCCCGTAGCCTTCGTTCGGTTTGTGGGCAACGACCTCCACACTACCGACTTCACGCGGGTCGATGCGTGGGTGCAGCGGCTGCACCAGTGGCGGCAGAAGGGCCTGCAGGACATCTACTTTTTCGTGCACAGCCCCGACAACGACACCGATCCGTACTTGTCTGCCTATGCCGTTCTGGCAATGAACGGCCACCTGCGTGCCGGACTTCAACCTCTGACGCAAAAGCCTCAACCGGTGCAAGGCTCGTTGTTTTAA
- a CDS encoding DUF4230 domain-containing protein codes for MKTPSASWSALIGLLLGLIACQPDERGLVVGKIQQASDLATTEFTVDKIVHGTKTRKFSWFLKLSEARFLAYSQATVKTGIDLGQIAERDVEIEGKRITLRLPPVKVINFSYPPAGFVEDSLISDPKAFLNKISLDDQEEFFRQAELDIRNNLAYMGVVETTQQHTRALLTQLLRALGYREIYISFQSDALLIDPVNVSGEEEGND; via the coding sequence ATGAAAACCCCTTCCGCATCGTGGAGTGCCCTGATCGGGTTGCTGCTGGGACTGATCGCCTGCCAGCCGGACGAGCGCGGGCTGGTGGTGGGGAAAATCCAGCAGGCCAGCGATCTGGCAACCACCGAATTTACGGTCGACAAGATTGTACACGGCACCAAAACCCGAAAGTTCTCCTGGTTTCTGAAACTCAGCGAAGCCCGTTTTCTGGCCTACTCGCAGGCGACGGTCAAAACCGGCATCGACCTGGGGCAGATCGCCGAACGTGATGTCGAAATCGAGGGCAAGCGCATTACGCTGCGGCTGCCGCCCGTGAAGGTCATCAACTTTTCGTATCCGCCCGCCGGGTTTGTGGAGGATTCGCTGATTTCTGATCCGAAGGCTTTTCTCAACAAAATCAGCCTCGACGATCAGGAAGAATTTTTCCGCCAGGCCGAACTCGACATCCGGAACAACCTGGCCTACATGGGCGTGGTGGAAACCACGCAGCAGCATACGCGCGCGCTGCTGACGCAACTGCTGCGCGCGTTGGGCTACCGCGAAATTTACATCTCGTTTCAAAGCGACGCGCTGCTGATCGACCCGGTGAACGTGTCGGGAGAGGAGGAAGGCAATGATTAG
- a CDS encoding N-acetylmuramidase domain-containing protein, with amino-acid sequence MKSLPKQLWVHVAGIVAIALALCVLIGQSDALESASRFWALGFVVVSALGILYGVLVKYLNAEADHQRYGAHPYHRFFFGGTGVLTVTLTVLGLISALFVYFDHENIFQALGLVVSVTWVAVFLRYFMWSVYHYNINYGLTDREWQRIFEAREKQRMGFPVSQEDLTAPDKNPYRSQTFGLPPGTVRGMIAFTLLMGGLSLLIASFGTEYSTSNQLALIRQQFEFFETAFLMMIAFYFGDKSLKYLQRRWTTGAPSATAPAAKPPARKEMMSELDVDDLALAEEDRELERVEQEKGASALTARRKVLSAAVADEPAARLQGSFVQVKDNIFGKVLSDEEIEAALHQLQQEEGIRLSLPVVKAILEVESSGRGHLPDGRPKILFEGHRFWFWLEKFGKNPAALQAQYPELIYRNWTTKHYRLGAKEYERLDAARQIDAKAAVYATSWGLFQILGENLEHNIKARLDPAREARDPDFYKDYNDFVEKQGVSEYYHFLDFLAFIKTKTARGKPLIEYISEARQGTYDWASFAYGYNGSGYKTNQYDVRLQAAYARYRTQTPASEAGGGWVPMLDAGHGGMKDGVYQTPPERGKRYEFADGTKIYEGDINRRIGRMLMDLLQEAGIPFYDLTVSTVDDTSLTERVEKANALYRDHPNAYFLSIHSNSSSKALTGAGGQANGFEVWTSVGQTKSDELASVVAQAYKQAFPEFKFRQDMTDGDPDREMEVESKSFYVLRKTRCPALLVENLFYDNRLEAQFLLSEAGQRRIARCLFNAVRDIHQNVHA; translated from the coding sequence AACGCCGAAGCCGACCACCAGCGCTACGGCGCGCATCCTTACCACCGCTTTTTTTTCGGGGGAACCGGGGTGTTGACCGTCACGCTGACGGTGCTGGGCCTCATCAGCGCGTTGTTTGTGTACTTCGATCATGAGAACATTTTCCAGGCGCTGGGACTGGTGGTATCGGTCACGTGGGTCGCCGTGTTTCTGCGGTACTTCATGTGGTCGGTCTACCATTACAACATCAATTATGGCCTGACCGACCGGGAATGGCAGCGGATTTTCGAGGCGCGCGAAAAACAACGCATGGGGTTTCCGGTGAGCCAGGAAGACCTGACGGCACCCGACAAAAATCCGTACCGCAGCCAGACGTTCGGGCTACCGCCGGGCACCGTACGCGGGATGATCGCCTTCACGCTGCTGATGGGTGGGCTCTCGCTCCTGATTGCCAGTTTTGGTACCGAGTATTCGACCAGCAACCAACTGGCGCTGATCCGGCAACAGTTCGAGTTTTTCGAGACGGCTTTTCTGATGATGATTGCCTTTTATTTTGGCGATAAATCGCTCAAGTACCTCCAACGGCGGTGGACCACCGGCGCGCCGTCGGCCACGGCACCCGCCGCCAAACCGCCGGCCCGGAAGGAGATGATGAGCGAGCTCGATGTCGACGACCTGGCACTGGCCGAAGAAGACCGCGAGCTGGAGCGGGTCGAACAGGAAAAAGGCGCGTCGGCGCTGACCGCCCGGCGCAAAGTCCTGTCGGCGGCCGTTGCGGACGAGCCAGCGGCGCGGTTGCAGGGCAGTTTCGTGCAGGTGAAAGACAACATCTTCGGCAAGGTGCTGAGCGACGAAGAGATCGAAGCGGCGTTGCATCAGTTGCAACAGGAAGAAGGCATTCGCCTGTCGCTGCCGGTCGTGAAGGCCATCCTGGAGGTGGAATCGTCGGGGCGCGGACACCTGCCCGACGGGCGGCCCAAAATTCTGTTCGAGGGGCATCGCTTCTGGTTCTGGCTGGAAAAGTTCGGGAAAAATCCGGCAGCGTTGCAGGCGCAGTATCCCGAGCTGATTTACCGGAACTGGACCACGAAGCACTACCGGCTGGGCGCGAAAGAGTACGAGCGGCTGGACGCCGCCCGGCAGATCGACGCCAAAGCAGCGGTGTACGCTACGTCGTGGGGCCTGTTCCAGATTCTGGGCGAAAACCTGGAGCACAACATCAAGGCGCGGCTCGATCCGGCCCGGGAGGCACGCGACCCTGACTTTTATAAGGACTACAACGATTTTGTCGAGAAGCAAGGCGTCTCGGAGTATTACCATTTTCTCGATTTTCTGGCCTTCATCAAAACCAAAACCGCCCGGGGCAAGCCGCTGATCGAGTACATTTCGGAAGCCCGCCAGGGTACGTACGACTGGGCCTCGTTCGCCTACGGCTACAACGGCAGCGGCTACAAAACCAACCAGTACGACGTCCGGCTACAGGCCGCCTACGCGCGCTACCGAACCCAGACACCAGCTTCGGAGGCAGGCGGGGGCTGGGTGCCGATGCTGGACGCCGGCCACGGGGGCATGAAAGACGGCGTCTACCAGACGCCCCCCGAGCGGGGCAAGCGCTACGAATTTGCCGACGGCACCAAGATTTACGAAGGAGACATCAACCGCCGCATCGGGCGAATGCTGATGGACCTGTTGCAGGAAGCGGGCATTCCCTTCTACGACCTGACGGTCAGTACCGTGGACGACACCAGCCTGACGGAACGCGTGGAGAAGGCCAACGCCCTCTACCGTGACCACCCGAACGCCTATTTCCTCTCCATCCACAGCAATTCCAGCTCGAAAGCGCTGACCGGCGCAGGCGGACAGGCCAACGGGTTCGAAGTCTGGACCAGCGTGGGCCAGACCAAGAGCGACGAACTGGCCAGCGTGGTGGCGCAGGCGTACAAGCAGGCGTTCCCGGAGTTTAAGTTCCGGCAAGACATGACCGACGGCGATCCCGACCGGGAAATGGAGGTAGAAAGCAAGTCGTTCTACGTGCTGCGCAAGACCCGCTGCCCGGCGTTGCTGGTCGAAAACCTGTTTTACGATAACCGGCTGGAAGCGCAGTTTCTGCTGAGCGAAGCGGGGCAGCGGCGCATCGCCCGCTGCCTGTTCAACGCCGTACGGGACATCCACCAAAACGTGCATGCCTGA
- a CDS encoding DUF4230 domain-containing protein, with protein sequence MISLILKNWRFLFDALLIVGLVVLLFLWNPFGMFGGGLKLETTTNMVTEVRQIGQLITAEYYGEVIASLEESRLELVFDDSLNDEAQQQYVALKQALFQLYQYQQRPKDERTQEFKDNRALFGNPTNWRRLVRHEVDRQNIQDKLHFHELLQPNDASFDDVLEYLWRERIDPQKKSDWDPAEKDKGRVLFAIYTELADYARRLAEPALQAYLHEGFEETRAYSAFFHEDRTSKLTRVERKKRLAMVGRGWVKAGFDFGTLDASSFYFDEEHGELHFFGLQPRILNADINPWFIPERGVPGFDIIDYAGQVSFKDAKQVKLRCLEKLVAYAHRAQILARAQQQGEATLQAFFSLVTGKEVQRVFFHNDALIVAADDMARDEYLNAYEAHRLDSLVRREEAVLDSLARAPTNRSRNLQLIAQKEQLLRATLGKLRKLPFEAVPGTFSYFSALAYRVGQDSILEPHEEHELERAFWISVQRPAEHTRDSVLPRRLPYWLDDSLAFMMDYNRAVAYLLRTCPRRGQLETQGQRADADVQARLLQDSAVVDYRRFGDSVQVTYLRGAQDARPYLLTQLHPFYYDAAHFAQAVEANDLFGPVLTPRGDTTLAYVNDSTLWLYRQAAAGYDTLQALHLPPEEFLNQALWQAGRGIQAPLGSDTLYVWRAKPPVPEAPPYRLTSLQAQELASYYELLAAAQAQWQHQDPILKASAWVQAKLGAQERARHKLAAWRTYVQGR encoded by the coding sequence ATGATTAGCCTGATCCTGAAAAACTGGCGCTTTCTGTTCGACGCCCTGTTGATCGTGGGGCTGGTGGTGCTGCTGTTCCTGTGGAATCCGTTCGGGATGTTCGGCGGTGGACTAAAGCTGGAAACCACCACCAACATGGTGACGGAAGTGCGGCAGATCGGCCAATTGATTACGGCCGAATATTACGGCGAAGTGATCGCTTCATTGGAAGAGTCGCGGCTGGAATTGGTGTTCGACGACTCGCTCAACGACGAAGCCCAGCAGCAGTACGTCGCCCTCAAACAAGCCCTCTTTCAGCTCTATCAGTACCAACAGCGCCCGAAAGACGAACGCACGCAGGAGTTTAAGGACAATCGTGCGCTTTTCGGCAATCCGACGAACTGGCGGCGGCTGGTGCGGCACGAGGTGGATCGCCAGAACATCCAGGACAAGCTGCATTTCCACGAGTTACTCCAGCCCAACGACGCTTCGTTCGACGACGTGCTGGAATACCTCTGGCGCGAGCGGATCGACCCGCAAAAGAAAAGCGACTGGGACCCTGCCGAGAAGGACAAAGGCCGCGTGCTGTTTGCGATCTACACGGAACTGGCCGACTACGCCCGGCGGCTGGCAGAACCGGCGCTGCAAGCGTACCTGCACGAAGGATTCGAAGAGACGCGTGCTTACAGTGCATTTTTTCACGAAGACCGGACGTCGAAACTGACGCGCGTAGAGCGGAAAAAGCGACTGGCGATGGTGGGGCGGGGCTGGGTAAAGGCGGGCTTTGACTTCGGCACGCTCGATGCGTCGTCGTTTTACTTTGACGAGGAGCACGGCGAATTGCACTTCTTCGGGCTGCAACCGCGCATCCTCAACGCCGACATCAACCCCTGGTTCATTCCCGAGCGGGGCGTGCCGGGGTTCGACATCATCGACTATGCGGGGCAGGTCAGTTTCAAAGACGCCAAGCAGGTAAAACTCCGTTGCCTCGAAAAGCTGGTCGCCTACGCGCACCGGGCGCAGATTCTGGCGCGTGCTCAGCAGCAGGGGGAAGCCACGTTGCAGGCTTTTTTTTCGCTCGTCACCGGCAAGGAGGTGCAACGGGTCTTTTTTCACAACGATGCGCTGATCGTGGCTGCCGACGACATGGCGCGCGACGAATACCTCAACGCATACGAAGCCCACCGCCTCGATTCGCTCGTGCGGCGGGAGGAGGCGGTGCTGGATTCGCTGGCGCGAGCACCGACCAATCGTTCGCGGAACCTGCAACTGATCGCACAAAAGGAGCAGCTGTTGCGCGCCACACTCGGAAAACTCCGCAAGCTTCCGTTCGAAGCGGTGCCCGGCACGTTTTCCTACTTTTCGGCCCTGGCCTACCGCGTGGGACAGGACTCCATCCTGGAGCCCCACGAAGAACACGAACTGGAACGAGCGTTTTGGATATCGGTCCAGCGCCCGGCCGAACACACGCGCGACTCCGTGTTGCCACGGCGCTTGCCCTACTGGCTGGACGACAGCCTGGCGTTTATGATGGACTACAACCGGGCCGTGGCTTACCTTCTGCGGACCTGCCCTCGCCGGGGCCAGCTGGAAACGCAGGGGCAGCGGGCCGATGCAGACGTGCAGGCGCGCCTGTTGCAGGACAGCGCGGTGGTAGATTACCGCCGGTTCGGCGATTCGGTGCAGGTGACCTACCTGCGGGGCGCGCAGGATGCCCGGCCGTACCTGCTGACACAACTGCATCCGTTCTATTACGATGCGGCGCATTTCGCGCAGGCGGTGGAAGCCAACGACTTGTTCGGGCCGGTGCTGACGCCCCGGGGCGATACGACGCTGGCCTACGTCAACGATAGCACGCTCTGGCTCTACCGGCAGGCGGCGGCCGGGTACGATACCCTCCAGGCGCTGCATCTGCCACCGGAGGAGTTTCTAAATCAGGCCCTGTGGCAAGCGGGGCGGGGAATACAGGCTCCCTTGGGAAGCGACACCTTGTACGTGTGGCGCGCGAAACCACCGGTGCCGGAGGCGCCGCCGTACCGCCTCACGAGTCTCCAGGCGCAGGAACTGGCGTCGTACTACGAACTGTTGGCCGCTGCCCAGGCGCAGTGGCAACACCAGGATCCCATCTTGAAGGCCAGTGCATGGGTGCAGGCGAAACTTGGGGCGCAGGAACGCGCCCGCCACAAACTCGCGGCCTGGCGGACCTACGTTCAGGGGCGCTGA
- a CDS encoding DUF4126 domain-containing protein, translated as MIPELIASFFIGLGLAASVGFRVFLPLLFLSVASYFGVVPLSESWQWVGTLPAMVVFGVATLLETLAYFIPWFDNLLDAITLPAATVAGTAVMASTMVDIEPMWRWALAIIAGGGTAGLVKGLNAKTRLASTATTGGLGNPVVSATETVASVGLSALSVFLWPLAALVVILLLVGMVFFFRRLQRLWKRPASRS; from the coding sequence ATGATTCCAGAACTGATCGCTTCCTTTTTCATCGGGTTGGGCCTGGCCGCCTCCGTTGGGTTTCGCGTCTTTTTGCCGCTGCTGTTCCTGAGCGTAGCCAGTTATTTTGGCGTTGTGCCGCTCAGCGAGTCGTGGCAGTGGGTCGGGACGCTCCCGGCGATGGTGGTATTCGGGGTGGCGACCCTTCTCGAAACGCTGGCCTACTTCATTCCCTGGTTCGATAACCTGCTCGATGCCATCACGCTGCCCGCCGCTACCGTTGCCGGTACGGCCGTAATGGCGTCCACCATGGTCGACATCGAACCCATGTGGCGCTGGGCCCTGGCGATTATCGCGGGGGGCGGCACGGCGGGGTTGGTCAAAGGGCTCAATGCCAAGACGCGGCTCGCCTCCACGGCCACGACTGGCGGGCTGGGCAATCCGGTGGTCTCGGCGACCGAGACAGTGGCTTCGGTCGGGTTGTCGGCACTTTCGGTGTTCCTGTGGCCCCTCGCAGCCCTTGTGGTCATCTTGCTGTTGGTCGGAATGGTCTTTTTCTTTCGTCGGTTGCAACGGCTTTGGAAACGCCCGGCGTCGCGCTCCTAA